One Streptomyces dangxiongensis genomic window, GCCGCCGCCGACAACCACTACGCGGTCTGGGCCGACCAGGCCAAGAACCGCAAGGTCTGCCACAAGGGGCACGCCCGGACCACCGGTGAGACGCAGGCCGGCAACCGGGAGAGCGGCACCGCCAGCGCGCAGAAGGCGAAGGCGGCGGCGCTGTGGAACACGATCGCGCGGAAGTACGGCCTGACCCAGCGCCAGCCCACCCAGCTATGACCGCCCGACGGGTCCCGGCCGCCGGGACCCGTCACGGCACGTCCGCGTGCTCCAGGGTCGACGTCATGTCGGTGATCCCGGTGCCGCGGCCGACGCCCTTGCGGGCCGCGACCAGCCTGCCGTCCCGGACGACCTGGAGGGTGACGTCGGCGTTGACCAGCCGCGGGAAGCCGACCGCGGCGAGCCTGCTCTCGTAGGGCCAGCGCAGGGTCGGGGTGAGGCCGCCGGTGGAGACGCGCAGGCCGCCGCCGAGGGTGTGCCGCACGGTGTCGGCGCTCACCTCGCCGCCACCGATCCGCTCCAGGGCGGCCCTGAGGACGGTGTAGGCGATCCAGGTGGTCTGCACACCGGCGTCCGCGGGATCGATGCGGTTGTCGCCGAAGGCCTCCTCGTTGATCACCTTCTTCATCGGGGCCCACCGCGGATCGGAGGCGACCGGGTACCAGCCGGTGATGTACGCCCCCTCGTAGGGGCCCGACGCCCCGCCGGTGGCATCGATCACGGTCTGGTCGACGCTGCCCAGCACGGTCGCCGTGCGCACCCGCGGGAAGTCGTCGCGGGCCCGCCGGAAGGAGTCCATGAAGGTGTCCGTGCGGTCCCCGAGCGCGGGCACCACACAGCCCTTCCGCGCCGTGTCCCCGGTCGCGTAACGCAGCGCCCGTTCGGCCTGGCCGCCGTACTCGGTGGCGTCCTCCGCGGCCGGCTGGTCGCCGGCGTCCGGGTGCCCGGCCACCCGCAGCCCCGAGTCGAGCATCGTGGGCAACTGGTCGCCGGCGATGCTGTCGGGCCGGACCAGGGCGACATTGCCGCAGCCGTCCGCGAGGGCCTCGCCGAGCCCGGCCAGGAGGGCGGGCTGGCCGCCGTTGACCGGGTAGGACATGGAGCCGGTGAACTCGTCGTTGGTGACGCCGTAGCCGCCGATGTAGGGGATGCCGGCGCCCTCCAGAGGGGCGAGGAAGGAGTCGCCGAACTGGCTGTAGGAGCCGACGACCGCGACGACGTTCTCGTCCGCCGCCCGCCGGGCGCACTTCGCCGCGCCCACGCTGTCGTTGTGGTCGTTGCAGGTCAGCACCTGGAGCCTGTGGCCGTGGATGCCTCCGTGCGCGTTGACCCAGCGGGCGTAGGCGCGGGCCATCGCCGGCATGCCGGGCTTGTTGGTCGCGTCGGTGTCCTGCGGGGCCCAGGTCATCACCTTGACGGGGTCGTCCCCGGAGCCCCCCGTGGCACCGGGGACGACCCCGCACGCGGCGGTCAGCGACGTACAGAGAGCCACGGCGCCCGCCGCGAGGGCGGTGGCTCTGACAGCACGGGACGGTACGGGAGGAAAGGTGCTGCGGGTGCGTCGCCTGCCGGTCATGCGCACACACGATTCCCTCACACCGCTAACCCGGAAGTGACCCACGGTCGACAAAGGGTGACGCCGGGATGAATTACGGGGGCCGGTGGGACCCGCGACGGGCGGAACGTACGATCGATGACCGTGCAAGGTTCGGAGAACACTTCCCGTCGCGGCCGTCGCTCCTCCACCATGGGCGGCATGCCCTTGAACGACATGCCGTGGTGGCGGTGGCGCAGCAACGTGCGCTCGGCGCTGCACATGCTCTCCGACCCGGTGTTCCAGCGGGACGTCTGGCTGGCCGGTGCGGACGGCTTCGGTGACGTCACCGACGCCGTGTACCGGCTGGTGGAGGACACCTGGCTGGACAACTGGTCCGCGGAGAAGTACGTCGGCACCGTCTTCCGCGACTCGCAGGAGGCGGCGCTCGTCGACACCGCCGTGCTGCGGGTGCTGCGGATCATGCACCAGGTCGGGCCGGACGCGCCGGTCGCCACGTACCTGGAGCATCCCGGGTGGCCGGAGGCGGTGCGGGCGGCGCGTGACGCGCACGTGCGGATGTCGGTGAGCGACGGGGACGACCCGGAGGCGCCGCCGAAGAGCCTGGACATCCTGCGCATCCAGACCCGCAGCGCGTAGCGCGGGTCCGGCTGGCGGACGGGCGGGGGCGGCGGGCCGCCGGTATGGGACCCTGTGGTGCATGAACGAGCAGTCCGCCTCCTCGGCCGCCGCGCCGGCCGACCAGTACGTCCTCACGCTCTCCTGCCCGGACAAGCAGGGCATCGTGCACGCCGTGTCCAGCTACCTGTTCATGACCGGCTGCAACATCGAGGACAGCCAGCAGTTCGGCGACCACGACACGGGTCTGTTCTTCATGCGCGTCCACTTCTCGGCCGAGGCGCCGGTGACGGTGGAGAAGCTGCGGGCGAGCTTCGCCGCGATCGGTGACTCCTTCCACATGGAGTGGCAGATCCACCGGGCCGACCAGAAGATGCGGATCCTGCTGATGGTCAGCAAGTTCGGGCACTGCCTGAACGACCTGCTGTTCCGGGCGCGGACCGGGGCGCTGCCCGTGGAGATCGTCGGGGTGGTGTCGAATCACACC contains:
- a CDS encoding ABC transporter substrate-binding protein, translated to MTGRRRTRSTFPPVPSRAVRATALAAGAVALCTSLTAACGVVPGATGGSGDDPVKVMTWAPQDTDATNKPGMPAMARAYARWVNAHGGIHGHRLQVLTCNDHNDSVGAAKCARRAADENVVAVVGSYSQFGDSFLAPLEGAGIPYIGGYGVTNDEFTGSMSYPVNGGQPALLAGLGEALADGCGNVALVRPDSIAGDQLPTMLDSGLRVAGHPDAGDQPAAEDATEYGGQAERALRYATGDTARKGCVVPALGDRTDTFMDSFRRARDDFPRVRTATVLGSVDQTVIDATGGASGPYEGAYITGWYPVASDPRWAPMKKVINEEAFGDNRIDPADAGVQTTWIAYTVLRAALERIGGGEVSADTVRHTLGGGLRVSTGGLTPTLRWPYESRLAAVGFPRLVNADVTLQVVRDGRLVAARKGVGRGTGITDMTSTLEHADVP
- a CDS encoding SCO4402 family protein, with the protein product MTVQGSENTSRRGRRSSTMGGMPLNDMPWWRWRSNVRSALHMLSDPVFQRDVWLAGADGFGDVTDAVYRLVEDTWLDNWSAEKYVGTVFRDSQEAALVDTAVLRVLRIMHQVGPDAPVATYLEHPGWPEAVRAARDAHVRMSVSDGDDPEAPPKSLDILRIQTRSA